Proteins encoded together in one Equus asinus isolate D_3611 breed Donkey chromosome 12, EquAss-T2T_v2, whole genome shotgun sequence window:
- the MAPK15 gene encoding mitogen-activated protein kinase 15 isoform X8, whose amino-acid sequence MKRAPQDVGTARAKGRSWQRGFRRLLGAEGAPARGYLAGATRTRRRERGEGLRRRRGAGPARGGGGRGGGAPGGPGLAGAWAADPAPPRPAQARGGAAGSHGNRGQQVQPRGVPGPRAPRAGMSASEVDRHVAQRYLLQRRLGKGAYGIVWKAVDRRTGEVVAIKKIFDAFRDKTDAQSSTPATPWSGGYVGDQHQLLWISSMSASFLLLTHTRVSVSFQRTFREIMLLQEFGDHPNIIRLLDVIRAENDRDIYLVLESMDTDLNAVICKGGLLKDIHKRYIFYQLLRATKFIHSGHVIHRDQKPSNVLLDSSCLVKLCDFGLARSLSGLPEGPEGQALTEYVATRWYRAPEVLLSASRYTPGVDMWSLGCILGEMLRGKPLFPGTSTLHQLELILETIPPPSKEDIWGWSPASPPKPAEKSLHGREGRLQSSLSPHPPALLITSPSGAHSADLLALGSSYSASVLTRLGSRPRQTLDTLLPPDTPPEALDLLRRLLVFAPDKRLSAAQALRHPYVQRFHCPAREWTLEADVRLPVQEGVQLSAPEYRNFLYQVLWPATPIIPHPRASSRPPPASAIPNDPHAQPRPSPPADDPGSQGQQPGPERGGPGGRPPAPGTPAQTRSRPPAGLGLARAEPWTQASEWPRLRARARSPRQSHEPSQAELRAPAPASAPRRSWEGGKVPRGDDGVPLGTLVVTL is encoded by the exons cgcggggtgggggggggaggggtgggggtgctcCAGGCGGCCCTGGATTGGCCGGCGCTTGGGCTGCAGACCCCGCCCCACCCCGGCCGGCGCAGGCGCGGGGAGGTGCCGCCGGTTCCCACGGCAACCGGGGTCAACAGGTCCAGCCCCGCGGGGTCCCGGGCCCCCGCGCGCCCAGGGCCGGCATGAGCGCCTCCGAGGTGGACCGCCACGTAGCCCAGCGGTACCTGCTCCAGCGGCGGCTCGGGAAGGGG GCCTATGGCATCGTGTGGAAGGCGGTGGATCGGAGGACTGGCGAGGTTGTGGCCATCAAGAAAATCTTTGATGCCTTTAGGGATAAGACGGATGCCCAG AGCAGCACCCCTGCGACCCCGTGGTCCGGTGGGTATGTGGGTGACCAGCATCAACTCCTTTGGATCTCTTCCATGTCGGCTTCCTTCTTGCTCCTCACTCACACTCGTGTTTCTGTCTCATTCCAGAGGACGTTTCGGGAAATCATGTTGCTGCAG GAATTTGGGGACCATCCCAACATAATCCGCCTCCTGGACGTGATCCGGGCGGAGAACGACAGGGACATCTACCTGGTGTTGGAGTCTATGG ACACTGACCTGAATGCCGTCATCTGCAAGGGCGGTCTGCTGAAGGACATCCACAAGCGCTACATCTTCTACCAGCTCCTGCGGGCCACCAAGTTCATCCACTCAGGACACGTCATCCACCGGGACCAGAAG ccatcCAACGTTCTCCTGGACTCCAGCTGCTTGGTGAAGCTATGTGACTTCGGCCTCGCACGTTCCCTCAGCGGCCTCCCTGAAGGGCCAGAGGGCCAGGCCCTGACAGAGTATGTGGCCACACGCTGGTACCGGGCTCCGGAGGTGCTGCTGTCCGCAAGCCG gtATACCCCTGGGGTGGACATGTGGAGTCTGGGCTGCATCCTGGGGGAGATGCTTCGGGGGAAGCCCCTGTTCCCTGGCACATCTACGCTCCACCAGCTGGAGCTGATCCTGGAGACCATCCCGCCACCATCCAAGGAGG ATATCTGGGGTTGGAGCCCTGCCAGCCCGCCAAAGCCTGCAGAGAAGTCACTCCACGGCCGGGAGGGACGGCTGCAGAGCTCCCTGAGCCCCCACCCACCAGCCCTCCTGATCACATCACCTTCTGGCGCCCACTCCGCAGACCTCCTGGCTCTCGGCTCAAGCTACAGCGCCTCTGTTCTGACCCGCCTGGGGTCGCG GCCACGGCAGACGCTGGACACCCTCCTGCCACCCGACACGCCCCCGGAGGCCCTGGACCTCCTCAGGCGACTCCTGGTGTTCGCCCCGGACAAGCGGCTTAGCGCCGCCCAGGCTCTGCGGCACCCCTACGTGCAGAG GTTCCACTGCCCGGCCCGTGAGTGGACACTGGAGGCGGATGTGCGGCTCCCGGTGCAGGAAGGAGTCCAGCTCTCGGCCCCCGAATATCGCAACTTCCTCTATCAGGTGCTCTGGCCGGCGACCCCCATCATTCCCCATCCCCGCGCATCCTCGAGGCCTCCCCCTGCCTCAGCGATCCCCAATGACCCCCACGCCCAGCCGCGCCCCTCCCCTCCCGCAGATGATCCTGGATCGCAGGGGCAACAGCCAGGTCCCGAGAGAGGAGGGCCTGGGGGACGCCCCCCGGCCCCAGGCACCCCCGCCCAAACCCGGAGCCGTCCCCCGGCTGGCCTCGGACTCGCCCGCGCAGAACCCTGGACGCAGGCCTCGGAGTGGCCCCGGCTGCGAGCCCGCGCGCG AAGCCCTCGGCAGAGCCACGAGCCTTCCCAGGCAGAGCTCCGGGCCCCTGCTCCGGCCTCCGCCCCTAGGAGGTCCTGGGAGGGGGGAAAGGTCCCCCGGGGCGACGACGGCGTCCCCCTCGGCACCCTCGTGG TGACCCTGTGA
- the MAPK15 gene encoding mitogen-activated protein kinase 15 isoform X15 produces MKRAPQDVGTARAKGRSWQRGFRRLLGAEGAPARGYLAGATRTRRRERGEGLRRRRGAGPARGGGGRGGGAPGGPGLAGAWAADPAPPRPAQARGGAAGSHGNRGQQVQPRGVPGPRAPRAGMSASEVDRHVAQRYLLQRRLGKGAYGIVWKAVDRRTGEVVAIKKIFDAFRDKTDAQSSTPATPWSGGYVGDQHQLLWISSMSASFLLLTHTRVSVSFQRTFREIMLLQEFGDHPNIIRLLDVIRAENDRDIYLVLESMDTDLNAVICKGGLLKDIHKRYIFYQLLRATKFIHSGHVIHRDQKPSNVLLDSSCLVKLCDFGLARSLSGLPEGPEGQALTEYVATRWYRAPEVLLSASRYTPGVDMWSLGCILGEMLRGKPLFPGTSTLHQLELILETIPPPSKEDIWGWSPASPPKPAEKSLHGREGRLQSSLSPHPPALLITSPSGAHSADLLALGSSYSASVLTRLGSRPRQTLDTLLPPDTPPEALDLLRRLLVFAPDKRLSAAQALRHPYVQRFHCPAREWTLEADVRLPVQEGVQLSAPEYRNFLYQVLWPATPIIPHPRASSRPPPASAIPNDPHAQPRPSPPADDPGSQGQQPGPERGGPGGRPPAPGTPAQTRSRPPAGLGLARAEPWTQASEWPRLRARARPA; encoded by the exons cgcggggtgggggggggaggggtgggggtgctcCAGGCGGCCCTGGATTGGCCGGCGCTTGGGCTGCAGACCCCGCCCCACCCCGGCCGGCGCAGGCGCGGGGAGGTGCCGCCGGTTCCCACGGCAACCGGGGTCAACAGGTCCAGCCCCGCGGGGTCCCGGGCCCCCGCGCGCCCAGGGCCGGCATGAGCGCCTCCGAGGTGGACCGCCACGTAGCCCAGCGGTACCTGCTCCAGCGGCGGCTCGGGAAGGGG GCCTATGGCATCGTGTGGAAGGCGGTGGATCGGAGGACTGGCGAGGTTGTGGCCATCAAGAAAATCTTTGATGCCTTTAGGGATAAGACGGATGCCCAG AGCAGCACCCCTGCGACCCCGTGGTCCGGTGGGTATGTGGGTGACCAGCATCAACTCCTTTGGATCTCTTCCATGTCGGCTTCCTTCTTGCTCCTCACTCACACTCGTGTTTCTGTCTCATTCCAGAGGACGTTTCGGGAAATCATGTTGCTGCAG GAATTTGGGGACCATCCCAACATAATCCGCCTCCTGGACGTGATCCGGGCGGAGAACGACAGGGACATCTACCTGGTGTTGGAGTCTATGG ACACTGACCTGAATGCCGTCATCTGCAAGGGCGGTCTGCTGAAGGACATCCACAAGCGCTACATCTTCTACCAGCTCCTGCGGGCCACCAAGTTCATCCACTCAGGACACGTCATCCACCGGGACCAGAAG ccatcCAACGTTCTCCTGGACTCCAGCTGCTTGGTGAAGCTATGTGACTTCGGCCTCGCACGTTCCCTCAGCGGCCTCCCTGAAGGGCCAGAGGGCCAGGCCCTGACAGAGTATGTGGCCACACGCTGGTACCGGGCTCCGGAGGTGCTGCTGTCCGCAAGCCG gtATACCCCTGGGGTGGACATGTGGAGTCTGGGCTGCATCCTGGGGGAGATGCTTCGGGGGAAGCCCCTGTTCCCTGGCACATCTACGCTCCACCAGCTGGAGCTGATCCTGGAGACCATCCCGCCACCATCCAAGGAGG ATATCTGGGGTTGGAGCCCTGCCAGCCCGCCAAAGCCTGCAGAGAAGTCACTCCACGGCCGGGAGGGACGGCTGCAGAGCTCCCTGAGCCCCCACCCACCAGCCCTCCTGATCACATCACCTTCTGGCGCCCACTCCGCAGACCTCCTGGCTCTCGGCTCAAGCTACAGCGCCTCTGTTCTGACCCGCCTGGGGTCGCG GCCACGGCAGACGCTGGACACCCTCCTGCCACCCGACACGCCCCCGGAGGCCCTGGACCTCCTCAGGCGACTCCTGGTGTTCGCCCCGGACAAGCGGCTTAGCGCCGCCCAGGCTCTGCGGCACCCCTACGTGCAGAG GTTCCACTGCCCGGCCCGTGAGTGGACACTGGAGGCGGATGTGCGGCTCCCGGTGCAGGAAGGAGTCCAGCTCTCGGCCCCCGAATATCGCAACTTCCTCTATCAGGTGCTCTGGCCGGCGACCCCCATCATTCCCCATCCCCGCGCATCCTCGAGGCCTCCCCCTGCCTCAGCGATCCCCAATGACCCCCACGCCCAGCCGCGCCCCTCCCCTCCCGCAGATGATCCTGGATCGCAGGGGCAACAGCCAGGTCCCGAGAGAGGAGGGCCTGGGGGACGCCCCCCGGCCCCAGGCACCCCCGCCCAAACCCGGAGCCGTCCCCCGGCTGGCCTCGGACTCGCCCGCGCAGAACCCTGGACGCAGGCCTCGGAGTGGCCCCGGCTGCGAGCCCGCGCGCG CCCGGCGTGA
- the MAPK15 gene encoding mitogen-activated protein kinase 15 isoform X5 — translation MKRAPQDVGTARAKGRSWQRGFRRLLGAEGAPARGYLAGATRTRRRERGEGLRRRRGAGPARGGGGRGGGAPGGPGLAGAWAADPAPPRPAQARGGAAGSHGNRGQQVQPRGVPGPRAPRAGMSASEVDRHVAQRYLLQRRLGKGAYGIVWKAVDRRTGEVVAIKKIFDAFRDKTDAQSSTPATPWSGGYVGDQHQLLWISSMSASFLLLTHTRVSVSFQRTFREIMLLQEFGDHPNIIRLLDVIRAENDRDIYLVLESMDTDLNAVICKGGLLKDIHKRYIFYQLLRATKFIHSGHVIHRDQKPSNVLLDSSCLVKLCDFGLARSLSGLPEGPEGQALTEYVATRWYRAPEVLLSASRYTPGVDMWSLGCILGEMLRGKPLFPGTSTLHQLELILETIPPPSKEDIWGWSPASPPKPAEKSLHGREGRLQSSLSPHPPALLITSPSGAHSADLLALGSSYSASVLTRLGSRPRQTLDTLLPPDTPPEALDLLRRLLVFAPDKRLSAAQALRHPYVQRFHCPAREWTLEADVRLPVQEGVQLSAPEYRNFLYQVLWPATPIIPHPRASSRPPPASAIPNDPHAQPRPSPPADDPGSQGQQPGPERGGPGGRPPAPGTPAQTRSRPPAGLGLARAEPWTQASEWPRLRARARSPRQSHEPSQAELRAPAPASAPRRSWEGGKVPRGDDGVPLGTLVARREGGGALPDLAGGCPGGHPGPDPE, via the exons cgcggggtgggggggggaggggtgggggtgctcCAGGCGGCCCTGGATTGGCCGGCGCTTGGGCTGCAGACCCCGCCCCACCCCGGCCGGCGCAGGCGCGGGGAGGTGCCGCCGGTTCCCACGGCAACCGGGGTCAACAGGTCCAGCCCCGCGGGGTCCCGGGCCCCCGCGCGCCCAGGGCCGGCATGAGCGCCTCCGAGGTGGACCGCCACGTAGCCCAGCGGTACCTGCTCCAGCGGCGGCTCGGGAAGGGG GCCTATGGCATCGTGTGGAAGGCGGTGGATCGGAGGACTGGCGAGGTTGTGGCCATCAAGAAAATCTTTGATGCCTTTAGGGATAAGACGGATGCCCAG AGCAGCACCCCTGCGACCCCGTGGTCCGGTGGGTATGTGGGTGACCAGCATCAACTCCTTTGGATCTCTTCCATGTCGGCTTCCTTCTTGCTCCTCACTCACACTCGTGTTTCTGTCTCATTCCAGAGGACGTTTCGGGAAATCATGTTGCTGCAG GAATTTGGGGACCATCCCAACATAATCCGCCTCCTGGACGTGATCCGGGCGGAGAACGACAGGGACATCTACCTGGTGTTGGAGTCTATGG ACACTGACCTGAATGCCGTCATCTGCAAGGGCGGTCTGCTGAAGGACATCCACAAGCGCTACATCTTCTACCAGCTCCTGCGGGCCACCAAGTTCATCCACTCAGGACACGTCATCCACCGGGACCAGAAG ccatcCAACGTTCTCCTGGACTCCAGCTGCTTGGTGAAGCTATGTGACTTCGGCCTCGCACGTTCCCTCAGCGGCCTCCCTGAAGGGCCAGAGGGCCAGGCCCTGACAGAGTATGTGGCCACACGCTGGTACCGGGCTCCGGAGGTGCTGCTGTCCGCAAGCCG gtATACCCCTGGGGTGGACATGTGGAGTCTGGGCTGCATCCTGGGGGAGATGCTTCGGGGGAAGCCCCTGTTCCCTGGCACATCTACGCTCCACCAGCTGGAGCTGATCCTGGAGACCATCCCGCCACCATCCAAGGAGG ATATCTGGGGTTGGAGCCCTGCCAGCCCGCCAAAGCCTGCAGAGAAGTCACTCCACGGCCGGGAGGGACGGCTGCAGAGCTCCCTGAGCCCCCACCCACCAGCCCTCCTGATCACATCACCTTCTGGCGCCCACTCCGCAGACCTCCTGGCTCTCGGCTCAAGCTACAGCGCCTCTGTTCTGACCCGCCTGGGGTCGCG GCCACGGCAGACGCTGGACACCCTCCTGCCACCCGACACGCCCCCGGAGGCCCTGGACCTCCTCAGGCGACTCCTGGTGTTCGCCCCGGACAAGCGGCTTAGCGCCGCCCAGGCTCTGCGGCACCCCTACGTGCAGAG GTTCCACTGCCCGGCCCGTGAGTGGACACTGGAGGCGGATGTGCGGCTCCCGGTGCAGGAAGGAGTCCAGCTCTCGGCCCCCGAATATCGCAACTTCCTCTATCAGGTGCTCTGGCCGGCGACCCCCATCATTCCCCATCCCCGCGCATCCTCGAGGCCTCCCCCTGCCTCAGCGATCCCCAATGACCCCCACGCCCAGCCGCGCCCCTCCCCTCCCGCAGATGATCCTGGATCGCAGGGGCAACAGCCAGGTCCCGAGAGAGGAGGGCCTGGGGGACGCCCCCCGGCCCCAGGCACCCCCGCCCAAACCCGGAGCCGTCCCCCGGCTGGCCTCGGACTCGCCCGCGCAGAACCCTGGACGCAGGCCTCGGAGTGGCCCCGGCTGCGAGCCCGCGCGCG AAGCCCTCGGCAGAGCCACGAGCCTTCCCAGGCAGAGCTCCGGGCCCCTGCTCCGGCCTCCGCCCCTAGGAGGTCCTGGGAGGGGGGAAAGGTCCCCCGGGGCGACGACGGCGTCCCCCTCGGCACCCTCGTGG CCCGGCGTGAGGGGGGCGGCGCCCTCCCTGACCTCGCAGGCGGCTGCCCAGGTGGCCATCCAGGCCCTGATCCGGAGTGA
- the MAPK15 gene encoding mitogen-activated protein kinase 15 isoform X10, protein MKRAPQDVGTARAKGRSWQRGFRRLLGAEGAPARGYLAGATRTRRRERGEGLRRRRGAGPARGGGGRGGGAPGGPGLAGAWAADPAPPRPAQARGGAAGSHGNRGQQVQPRGVPGPRAPRAGMSASEVDRHVAQRYLLQRRLGKGAYGIVWKAVDRRTGEVVAIKKIFDAFRDKTDAQSSTPATPWSGGYVGDQHQLLWISSMSASFLLLTHTRVSVSFQRTFREIMLLQEFGDHPNIIRLLDVIRAENDRDIYLVLESMDTDLNAVICKGGLLKDIHKRYIFYQLLRATKFIHSGHVIHRDQKPSNVLLDSSCLVKLCDFGLARSLSGLPEGPEGQALTEYVATRWYRAPEVLLSASRYTPGVDMWSLGCILGEMLRGKPLFPGTSTLHQLELILETIPPPSKEDIWGWSPASPPKPAEKSLHGREGRLQSSLSPHPPALLITSPSGAHSADLLALGSSYSASVLTRLGSRFHCPAREWTLEADVRLPVQEGVQLSAPEYRNFLYQVLWPATPIIPHPRASSRPPPASAIPNDPHAQPRPSPPADDPGSQGQQPGPERGGPGGRPPAPGTPAQTRSRPPAGLGLARAEPWTQASEWPRLRARARSPRQSHEPSQAELRAPAPASAPRRSWEGGKVPRGDDGVPLGTLVDEARREGGGALPDLAGGCPGGHPGPDPE, encoded by the exons cgcggggtgggggggggaggggtgggggtgctcCAGGCGGCCCTGGATTGGCCGGCGCTTGGGCTGCAGACCCCGCCCCACCCCGGCCGGCGCAGGCGCGGGGAGGTGCCGCCGGTTCCCACGGCAACCGGGGTCAACAGGTCCAGCCCCGCGGGGTCCCGGGCCCCCGCGCGCCCAGGGCCGGCATGAGCGCCTCCGAGGTGGACCGCCACGTAGCCCAGCGGTACCTGCTCCAGCGGCGGCTCGGGAAGGGG GCCTATGGCATCGTGTGGAAGGCGGTGGATCGGAGGACTGGCGAGGTTGTGGCCATCAAGAAAATCTTTGATGCCTTTAGGGATAAGACGGATGCCCAG AGCAGCACCCCTGCGACCCCGTGGTCCGGTGGGTATGTGGGTGACCAGCATCAACTCCTTTGGATCTCTTCCATGTCGGCTTCCTTCTTGCTCCTCACTCACACTCGTGTTTCTGTCTCATTCCAGAGGACGTTTCGGGAAATCATGTTGCTGCAG GAATTTGGGGACCATCCCAACATAATCCGCCTCCTGGACGTGATCCGGGCGGAGAACGACAGGGACATCTACCTGGTGTTGGAGTCTATGG ACACTGACCTGAATGCCGTCATCTGCAAGGGCGGTCTGCTGAAGGACATCCACAAGCGCTACATCTTCTACCAGCTCCTGCGGGCCACCAAGTTCATCCACTCAGGACACGTCATCCACCGGGACCAGAAG ccatcCAACGTTCTCCTGGACTCCAGCTGCTTGGTGAAGCTATGTGACTTCGGCCTCGCACGTTCCCTCAGCGGCCTCCCTGAAGGGCCAGAGGGCCAGGCCCTGACAGAGTATGTGGCCACACGCTGGTACCGGGCTCCGGAGGTGCTGCTGTCCGCAAGCCG gtATACCCCTGGGGTGGACATGTGGAGTCTGGGCTGCATCCTGGGGGAGATGCTTCGGGGGAAGCCCCTGTTCCCTGGCACATCTACGCTCCACCAGCTGGAGCTGATCCTGGAGACCATCCCGCCACCATCCAAGGAGG ATATCTGGGGTTGGAGCCCTGCCAGCCCGCCAAAGCCTGCAGAGAAGTCACTCCACGGCCGGGAGGGACGGCTGCAGAGCTCCCTGAGCCCCCACCCACCAGCCCTCCTGATCACATCACCTTCTGGCGCCCACTCCGCAGACCTCCTGGCTCTCGGCTCAAGCTACAGCGCCTCTGTTCTGACCCGCCTGGGGTCGCG GTTCCACTGCCCGGCCCGTGAGTGGACACTGGAGGCGGATGTGCGGCTCCCGGTGCAGGAAGGAGTCCAGCTCTCGGCCCCCGAATATCGCAACTTCCTCTATCAGGTGCTCTGGCCGGCGACCCCCATCATTCCCCATCCCCGCGCATCCTCGAGGCCTCCCCCTGCCTCAGCGATCCCCAATGACCCCCACGCCCAGCCGCGCCCCTCCCCTCCCGCAGATGATCCTGGATCGCAGGGGCAACAGCCAGGTCCCGAGAGAGGAGGGCCTGGGGGACGCCCCCCGGCCCCAGGCACCCCCGCCCAAACCCGGAGCCGTCCCCCGGCTGGCCTCGGACTCGCCCGCGCAGAACCCTGGACGCAGGCCTCGGAGTGGCCCCGGCTGCGAGCCCGCGCGCG AAGCCCTCGGCAGAGCCACGAGCCTTCCCAGGCAGAGCTCCGGGCCCCTGCTCCGGCCTCCGCCCCTAGGAGGTCCTGGGAGGGGGGAAAGGTCCCCCGGGGCGACGACGGCGTCCCCCTCGGCACCCTCGTGG ATGAAGCCCGGCGTGAGGGGGGCGGCGCCCTCCCTGACCTCGCAGGCGGCTGCCCAGGTGGCCATCCAGGCCCTGATCCGGAGTGA
- the MAPK15 gene encoding mitogen-activated protein kinase 15 isoform X17, with protein sequence MSASEVDRHVAQRYLLQRRLGKGAYGIVWKAVDRRTGEVVAIKKIFDAFRDKTDAQSSTPATPWSGGYVGDQHQLLWISSMSASFLLLTHTRVSVSFQRTFREIMLLQEFGDHPNIIRLLDVIRAENDRDIYLVLESMDTDLNAVICKGGLLKDIHKRYIFYQLLRATKFIHSGHVIHRDQKPSNVLLDSSCLVKLCDFGLARSLSGLPEGPEGQALTEYVATRWYRAPEVLLSASRYTPGVDMWSLGCILGEMLRGKPLFPGTSTLHQLELILETIPPPSKEDIWGWSPASPPKPAEKSLHGREGRLQSSLSPHPPALLITSPSGAHSADLLALGSSYSASVLTRLGSRPRQTLDTLLPPDTPPEALDLLRRLLVFAPDKRLSAAQALRHPYVQRFHCPAREWTLEADVRLPVQEGVQLSAPEYRNFLYQMILDRRGNSQVPREEGLGDAPRPQAPPPKPGAVPRLASDSPAQNPGRRPRSGPGCEPARARREGGGALPDLAGGCPGGHPGPDPE encoded by the exons ATGAGCGCCTCCGAGGTGGACCGCCACGTAGCCCAGCGGTACCTGCTCCAGCGGCGGCTCGGGAAGGGG GCCTATGGCATCGTGTGGAAGGCGGTGGATCGGAGGACTGGCGAGGTTGTGGCCATCAAGAAAATCTTTGATGCCTTTAGGGATAAGACGGATGCCCAG AGCAGCACCCCTGCGACCCCGTGGTCCGGTGGGTATGTGGGTGACCAGCATCAACTCCTTTGGATCTCTTCCATGTCGGCTTCCTTCTTGCTCCTCACTCACACTCGTGTTTCTGTCTCATTCCAGAGGACGTTTCGGGAAATCATGTTGCTGCAG GAATTTGGGGACCATCCCAACATAATCCGCCTCCTGGACGTGATCCGGGCGGAGAACGACAGGGACATCTACCTGGTGTTGGAGTCTATGG ACACTGACCTGAATGCCGTCATCTGCAAGGGCGGTCTGCTGAAGGACATCCACAAGCGCTACATCTTCTACCAGCTCCTGCGGGCCACCAAGTTCATCCACTCAGGACACGTCATCCACCGGGACCAGAAG ccatcCAACGTTCTCCTGGACTCCAGCTGCTTGGTGAAGCTATGTGACTTCGGCCTCGCACGTTCCCTCAGCGGCCTCCCTGAAGGGCCAGAGGGCCAGGCCCTGACAGAGTATGTGGCCACACGCTGGTACCGGGCTCCGGAGGTGCTGCTGTCCGCAAGCCG gtATACCCCTGGGGTGGACATGTGGAGTCTGGGCTGCATCCTGGGGGAGATGCTTCGGGGGAAGCCCCTGTTCCCTGGCACATCTACGCTCCACCAGCTGGAGCTGATCCTGGAGACCATCCCGCCACCATCCAAGGAGG ATATCTGGGGTTGGAGCCCTGCCAGCCCGCCAAAGCCTGCAGAGAAGTCACTCCACGGCCGGGAGGGACGGCTGCAGAGCTCCCTGAGCCCCCACCCACCAGCCCTCCTGATCACATCACCTTCTGGCGCCCACTCCGCAGACCTCCTGGCTCTCGGCTCAAGCTACAGCGCCTCTGTTCTGACCCGCCTGGGGTCGCG GCCACGGCAGACGCTGGACACCCTCCTGCCACCCGACACGCCCCCGGAGGCCCTGGACCTCCTCAGGCGACTCCTGGTGTTCGCCCCGGACAAGCGGCTTAGCGCCGCCCAGGCTCTGCGGCACCCCTACGTGCAGAG GTTCCACTGCCCGGCCCGTGAGTGGACACTGGAGGCGGATGTGCGGCTCCCGGTGCAGGAAGGAGTCCAGCTCTCGGCCCCCGAATATCGCAACTTCCTCTATCAG ATGATCCTGGATCGCAGGGGCAACAGCCAGGTCCCGAGAGAGGAGGGCCTGGGGGACGCCCCCCGGCCCCAGGCACCCCCGCCCAAACCCGGAGCCGTCCCCCGGCTGGCCTCGGACTCGCCCGCGCAGAACCCTGGACGCAGGCCTCGGAGTGGCCCCGGCTGCGAGCCCGCGCGCG CCCGGCGTGAGGGGGGCGGCGCCCTCCCTGACCTCGCAGGCGGCTGCCCAGGTGGCCATCCAGGCCCTGATCCGGAGTGA